TTCGTTTGCAGCGATCAGATAAGATTTCAAAAATCAATGTGCGGTTAAAAATTTGAAAGCAACTTCTGTTTACCAATTTTTTAAAAATCCCTTCAGCCAACAAGGGGCAGAGAGGTACACAATAATGACAACGACAAGTATTTGGAAGAAACTGGGTATCGTGATCGCAGTCGGCGGAATACTCAGCTTAGTGGCTACCAAGGAGTCCGTACAAGCAGAGCCTTTGACAGTCGGTGCTCCGCCAAGCATGAAGGCTGCGTTACAGGAAATCGTACCGATGTTCGAGGATGAATACGGTGAAAGCGTGAAGGTCGTCTACAGCGCTTCTCCAACGCTGCGTCGACAAGTTGAAAAAGGCGCTCCGATTGATGTCTTTCTTGGGGCATCGACCGAGGACGTGAACATCCTCCATGATAAAAACATGACACTCTATAATGGGCCTCAACCCTATGCCGAGACTTCCCTGGTGCTCGTCATGTCCTCGCAATCATACGCAATGCCGATCTCTTTTAATGAGGCGATTCCCAACCAAGCAACGATTGCTCTTGGGCACCCCCGCACGTCGTCCCTTGGGGAAGTCACGTATCAAGCGCTGGCCGATCTTTCCCCTGTTCATAAGAAACAAGGCAAGTTTATCCATGCCAAGCATGCTGAAGATATCATGAACTTAATCCACACCGGCAAAGCGGAGATGGGAATCGTCTATCGCTCGGACGCCATCAGCAATGGGAAAGTCTATATTGTTGATGAAGAACCAACTGGGACGCATGTACCGGTCCAATTAGGGCAGGCCATTGTATCTACCTGCCGCGAGGCTTCTTTGCCTGTCGCAAAGAAATTTTTTGACTACATGTTAAGCGCCCGCATACAAAAACTGATGCTCAAGTACGGCTTTGATTCCGTATCCCCGAATCAGCTTTCGTAATCTTCAGAGATGTCCCACGGGCTTTGGCCCGTGGGATGCTAATCACTAAAATGTTATTTCATCGTACAGAAGAAGAGCGGGAAGAGAGGGTCGGGCGATCTGGTCGCCTGGGACAGAATACAAGCCTTAATTCACACCAGAATAATACCTCAAAACATCAGAGACAGATACCACTCCCATGATTTGACCATTTTCGGTCACCGCTAAATGGCGGGTCGCCTTTTCTTTCATTAATCGCACGGCTTCCACGATCGGATCACTACTTTCGATCGAAATGACCGGCTCTCGCATACAAGTCTTCACCGTCGCGGTGGTTGCATCGACCCCGCCTCCCACAACCTCTCTGGTAAGCTCGGTATCGGTAATATACCCGATAAACTCCTCCCCGCTTTGAACCAACAAGGATCCGACATTCCACTGATTCAGACTTTGTCCCGCTTCTTTCAGCGTAGCCTCCATTGGAATCGCACGAATAGATTTTGACATGTATTCCGCGACGCGCGGCCCTGAGATATGTTTTCGACGAGCCCCATGCGTCGCCGCAGCTCGACGAGTCTCCAGGTCCGCGATACAACTCTCAAGAATTCGTAACCGCTGTCGGAGATTTTCCCGTTCCGACTCGTGCGTCATCCCTTCAGGGGCTTCATCAGGCCAATTCATCAGGCCCGCCGCTTCTCCAACCGTGGCATATTCATAGGCCTCAATCATCGGGGAAGAGCTTCCCAAAATGTCACTGATCAGATCGACGACCTTGGCATCGTAGTCTAATAAATCTTCCGCGGTTGGCTCCGCTTTTAAGTAGCCCTTGAGGATAGATAATTGGCTTCGTAAACGTTCGATGTCACGATCAAGCGGAACCCCTTGTTTGACGCGATTGACAAGCGAGCTGTCCATAACCTCTCCTTTCCTCAGAATAAAAAGCCGATGGCCATTGTGAATGATCGGTGAAGATAGTATCCCAGGAGCTCGCAGACAGGCAACTCATCGAAAAAGAGCCGTTCGATTTTATGAGATTTCGTTACCGGCGTTGCGGTTATCCCGCAGACCGGCGATCCATTAGCCAAAGGCCCTTTTCAACCTCAAAAGGTCATGTCTCCTAGGAAAATGCGCGTTGTGGAAAGGATGGTTACGATCTAGAATTCAAGAAAACGGGAGAAGACAGTCGCGAGGCCAAGAAAACTGAAAAACCCGACGACATCGGTTATCGTGGTGAGCACGATCGAAGAAGATTGCGCGGGATCTTGTTTCAACGCTTTCAACGTAATCGGAATGATGGCTCCGGCCAATCCCGCGATCACCATCGACACAACCATCGAAATCCCGATAACCATCGTCAACCCGACTGAATGACTCCAGAGGGCCACCGCAAAACACGCCGTCAAGGCAATCGCCACTCCATTCAAGAAGGACACGTAGACTTCCTTCCCACTGACCGTTAGCCATTGAGATGGACGAATATCGCGCAAGGCCAACCCACGCATGACCACTGCCAGAGATTGCGCACCCGTGTTGCCCGACTGTCCCGCCACCACAGGTAAGAGGACGGCCAAAGCCGTGATTTTGGCGATCGTGTCTTCAAACATACCGACGACCAACGCCGCAAGAAACGCCGTCAACAAATTGATCTGCAACCAGGGCAATCGCTTACGAACGGAAAACCAGGCGGGTGATAACGCCCGTTCATCTTTGCTCGCACCGACCATCGTTTGCAAATCGGCTGTCGCGTCTTCCTGGCTCGCCTTGACGATATCTTCATTTCGAATCACACCCAGCAACACGCCGTCAAGATCAACGACCGGGATCGTAAA
The genomic region above belongs to Nitrospirales bacterium and contains:
- the modA gene encoding molybdate ABC transporter substrate-binding protein; the encoded protein is MTTTSIWKKLGIVIAVGGILSLVATKESVQAEPLTVGAPPSMKAALQEIVPMFEDEYGESVKVVYSASPTLRRQVEKGAPIDVFLGASTEDVNILHDKNMTLYNGPQPYAETSLVLVMSSQSYAMPISFNEAIPNQATIALGHPRTSSLGEVTYQALADLSPVHKKQGKFIHAKHAEDIMNLIHTGKAEMGIVYRSDAISNGKVYIVDEEPTGTHVPVQLGQAIVSTCREASLPVAKKFFDYMLSARIQKLMLKYGFDSVSPNQLS
- the mgtE gene encoding magnesium transporter, giving the protein MSYEVIHEAFFTDYHEEAAQILETFPVPDILRMLQSTSGKNAANLLSCLSPSLAAEIMTVMPSELLSKTLSELSPAIAASLLHRVDEDFQIAILHRISSKRANEIRAHMEYPPESVGSLMDPSPFVLPEDVTVEEAIYQVRNRASKDIHDLYVIDRTHQLVGKLSLRDLLLVPPDERLQSVMHQDLPAIHPLENREQIVELFSERHVFTIPVVDLDGVLLGVIRNEDIVKASQEDATADLQTMVGASKDERALSPAWFSVRKRLPWLQINLLTAFLAALVVGMFEDTIAKITALAVLLPVVAGQSGNTGAQSLAVVMRGLALRDIRPSQWLTVSGKEVYVSFLNGVAIALTACFAVALWSHSVGLTMVIGISMVVSMVIAGLAGAIIPITLKALKQDPAQSSSIVLTTITDVVGFFSFLGLATVFSRFLEF
- a CDS encoding CBS domain-containing protein, whose product is MDSSLVNRVKQGVPLDRDIERLRSQLSILKGYLKAEPTAEDLLDYDAKVVDLISDILGSSSPMIEAYEYATVGEAAGLMNWPDEAPEGMTHESERENLRQRLRILESCIADLETRRAAATHGARRKHISGPRVAEYMSKSIRAIPMEATLKEAGQSLNQWNVGSLLVQSGEEFIGYITDTELTREVVGGGVDATTATVKTCMREPVISIESSDPIVEAVRLMKEKATRHLAVTENGQIMGVVSVSDVLRYYSGVN